The following are from one region of the Bactrocera oleae isolate idBacOlea1 chromosome 6, idBacOlea1, whole genome shotgun sequence genome:
- the tap gene encoding basic helix-loop-helix neural transcription factor TAP — translation MSSCYSGFDDRSFEFEDSSDDSGYEKSFETDCKLTPRKLIFDAGADFYAATESAMPSGCYNSSGVGQLMERVSFPALLDASSNHSTRSGRTLVEHVISKALATESEFAPKLTSTPTKNAAGAGSSDQPTEPRQKRKYAVGKNRVTRSRSPTQVVRIKKVRRMKANDRERNRMHTLNDALERLRVTLPSLPEETKLTKIEILRFAHNYIFALEQVLESGGTINLDLEKLQNFTLSGERITKELFDAIFVNPQPYTSIYSMGCGLSGRMPYELQEQMPATHSYLEQQHLLQRGRPPQGYAYGSDMRPYNVQHESHKPLGDRLAVHPHFSQEKYELYKSTFEAAANIQPTSAVIYTGGICAQEERNRPDITPAGFATQPLYTQLSTNSNCYIPEDQPTRIAPSPPMVRQGREIAQPSMIHHTSSFYTQTPPWKDYNEQLLNTSHSSFEQYSHV, via the coding sequence ATGTCTTCGTGCTATAGTGGTTTTGACGATCGCTCATTCGAGTTTGAAGATTCGTCCGACGACAGCGGTTATGAGAAAAGTTTCGAAACCGACTGCAAACTTACGCCGCGTAAGCTCATCTTCGATGCTGGCGCTGATTTCTATGCGGCCACCGAGTCAGCCATgccttctggctgttacaatAGCAGCGGAGTTGGTCAACTGATGGAGCGGGTTTCATTTCCCGCACTACTCGATGCCAGCAGCAACCATAGTACACGTAGTGGACGCACACTCGTAGAGCATGTGATCAGCAAAGCGCTGGCAACAGAATCAGAGTTCGCGCCCAAGCTAACATCGACACCAACAAAGAATGCCGCCGGCGCTGGAAGTAGTGATCAACCGACTGAACCGCGTCAAAAGCGCAAATATGCCGTCGGCAAGAATCGTGTAACGCGTTCACGGAGCCCTACCCAGGTGGTACGCATCAAAAAGGTTCGGCGCATGAAAGCAAACGATCGTGAACGAAATCGTATGCATACACTGAACGATGCCCTGGAGCGGCTACGCGTCACGTTGCCGTCACTGCCGGAAGAGACGAAGTTGACGAAGATCGAGATTTTACGGTTTGCGCACAATTACATATTTGCGCTCGAACAAGTGCTGGAGAGTGGTGGCACAATCAATCTCGATCTGGAGAAGCTGCAGAACTTCACACTCAGCGGAGAACGCATCACCAAAGAGCTTTTTGATGCCATTTTCGTTAACCCACAACCCTACACGAGTATCTACAGCATGGGCTGTGGGCTCAGCGGTCGTATGCCATATGAGCTTCAGGAACAAATGCCAGCAACACACTCCTACTTGGAACAACAGCATCTGCTGCAACGCGGTCGTCCCCCACAAGGCTACGCATATGGTAGTGACATGCGCCCCTATAATGTGCAACATGAATCACATAAGCCGTTGGGCGACCGCTTGGCGGTGCATCCACACTTTTCTCAGGAGAAATATGAGCTGTATAAAAGCACCTTCGAAGCAGCAGCCAACATTCAACCCACCTCAGCTGTCATATACACGGGTGGTATATGCGCGCAAGAAGAGCGAAATAGGCCGGACATCACTCCAGCTGGATTCGCCACACAGCCTCTATACACCCAACTGTCTACGAACAGCAACTGTTATATTCCGGAGGATCAGCCAACGAGAATCGCACCATCACCACCCATGGTGAGGCAAGGGAGGGAGATCGCGCAGCCGTCCATGATTCACCACACCAGCAGTTTTTACACTCAAACGCCACCTTGGAAGGATTACAACGAACAGCTGTTGAACACCAGCCATAGTAGCTTCGAACAGTATTCCCACGTATAG